The following are from one region of the Thermodesulfobacteriota bacterium genome:
- a CDS encoding isocitrate/isopropylmalate dehydrogenase family protein, with protein sequence MRRVHPIAVIPGDGIGKEVVAEGVKCLNALSEIFESIRFEFQFYPWGSEYYLQHGRMMPEDGLDVLKGFEAIYLGAVGDPRVPDDVTLHGLLLPIKFGFDLYVGLRPVYLFPGVECPLSGISEGEIDIVVVRENTEGEYSNIGGIVGIGEHQQALQGALFTRKGIERIVTFAFDYARERGRKKVTSVTKSNAQRYGMVLWDRIFKEVSSLYPEIRTESKLIDAACMEVVRNPRGYDVIVASNLFADILSDLTAAVTGGLGLAPGASFNPKDRTYPGLFDPVHGSAPDIAGKGLANPIAAILTAKMMLDYLGEAEAGSLLYRAVSQNLAERRVRTIDLGGRSRTEEVGDDIVRILRTL encoded by the coding sequence CCCCATCGCAGTCATCCCCGGAGACGGCATCGGCAAGGAGGTGGTGGCCGAAGGCGTCAAATGTTTGAACGCCCTCTCCGAGATCTTCGAGTCGATCCGTTTCGAATTTCAATTCTACCCATGGGGAAGCGAATACTACCTTCAACACGGTAGGATGATGCCCGAAGATGGCCTCGATGTTTTAAAAGGTTTCGAGGCCATCTATCTGGGGGCGGTGGGCGACCCCAGGGTCCCCGATGACGTGACCCTCCATGGCCTTCTCCTCCCCATCAAATTCGGGTTCGACCTCTATGTGGGCCTCCGGCCGGTCTATCTCTTCCCAGGGGTGGAATGCCCACTTTCGGGGATCTCCGAAGGGGAAATTGATATCGTGGTGGTCCGTGAGAACACGGAAGGGGAGTACTCGAACATCGGCGGCATCGTCGGCATTGGAGAACATCAGCAGGCCCTGCAGGGAGCCCTCTTCACCCGGAAGGGGATCGAAAGGATCGTCACCTTCGCCTTTGATTATGCAAGAGAGAGGGGGAGGAAGAAGGTCACCTCCGTCACCAAATCGAACGCCCAGCGATACGGGATGGTCCTCTGGGATAGGATCTTCAAGGAGGTCTCCTCTCTCTACCCTGAGATCCGGACGGAATCGAAACTGATCGATGCGGCCTGCATGGAGGTGGTCCGAAACCCGAGGGGATACGACGTGATCGTGGCCTCTAATCTCTTTGCCGATATCCTATCGGATCTTACGGCTGCGGTCACAGGGGGGCTGGGGCTTGCCCCAGGGGCCAGCTTCAATCCCAAAGATCGGACCTATCCAGGGCTTTTCGACCCTGTCCATGGCTCCGCCCCGGATATCGCTGGAAAGGGGTTGGCCAATCCCATCGCCGCCATCCTGACGGCCAAGATGATGCTCGATTATCTCGGAGAGGCCGAGGCGGGAAGCCTTCTCTATCGGGCGGTGAGCCAGAATTTGGCTGAAAGACGGGTGAGGACCATCGACCTCGGAGGCCGGTCAAGGACGGAAGAGGTAGGAGACGACATCGTCCGAATCCTACGAACCCTGTAG
- a CDS encoding IclR family transcriptional regulator, translating into MKKTSYAAPSVQKAFKILQAIADSSSGLGVSELAKQLKIGKSTVHGITSALEALGVLVRNPVDKRFHVGYTLLELGRRAYGKIELREIARGPMERLMERVGETIFLGILNGDHITILDVVESPKELKITSPPGTRLPLLAGATGKAFLSQLDEKKAKEIVQKVGLTKFTPKSITEPKRFLREAQEARVKGYAIDDEEYLVGVRAVAAPIPLGPQGFAAIWAVGFTSSLDDQKMERVISEIRKTAEEIRRSIKS; encoded by the coding sequence ATGAAGAAGACCTCCTACGCCGCCCCCTCCGTCCAGAAGGCCTTTAAAATCCTTCAAGCGATCGCCGACTCTTCGAGCGGCCTGGGCGTGAGCGAACTGGCCAAACAATTGAAGATCGGAAAGAGCACCGTCCACGGGATCACCTCGGCCCTCGAAGCCCTGGGCGTTCTGGTCCGCAACCCCGTGGACAAACGATTTCACGTCGGATATACCCTTCTGGAACTCGGCAGAAGGGCCTATGGGAAGATCGAACTGAGGGAGATCGCCAGGGGGCCGATGGAGAGGTTGATGGAGAGGGTGGGAGAGACGATCTTCCTCGGCATCCTGAACGGGGATCACATCACCATCCTCGATGTGGTGGAGTCCCCCAAGGAGTTGAAGATCACCTCCCCCCCAGGGACCCGGCTCCCCCTGCTGGCCGGAGCCACCGGTAAGGCCTTCCTCAGTCAGTTGGACGAGAAGAAGGCCAAAGAGATTGTCCAGAAAGTGGGGCTCACAAAATTCACCCCGAAATCTATCACGGAGCCGAAGCGTTTTTTGAGGGAGGCCCAGGAGGCGAGGGTCAAAGGGTATGCGATCGACGACGAGGAGTATCTGGTGGGCGTGAGGGCGGTGGCCGCGCCCATCCCCCTTGGTCCTCAGGGTTTTGCGGCCATCTGGGCGGTCGGTTTCACCTCCAGCCTCGACGACCAGAAGATGGAGAGGGTGATCTCGGAAATAAGGAAGACGGCCGAGGAGATCCGCCGATCCATCAAGTCATGA